The genomic window CTACTTACGAGATGACTGCTGATTTAAAAGTGGGTGGTGCCAGACATTCATCTGTTTACGAAGCGGCTAAAATTGAACTGGGTTTAAGGAAATTCCTGGAAGACGGAGGTTTTAAAGGTTTCTCTGATACTTTTGAAGATCTACATGGTATGATCCAGTTACCAGGAATTGCAGCACAACGTTTAATGGCCGATGGTTATGGCTTTGCGGGTGAAGGTGATTGGAAAACGGCCGCTTTGGTACGTGCCTGTAAAGTAATGGGCGCTGGTTTAGCTGGTGGAAATGCATTTATGGAAGATTATACTTATCACTTCGATCCGGCAAACTCGATGGTTTTAGGCTCACATATGCTTGAGGTTGATGCTTCATTGGCGAGCGGTAAAGCGAGTTTAGAGGTTCACCCACTAGGTATTGGCGGTAAAGCAGATCCTGCGCGTTTGGTCTTTAACGTTGCTGGTGGCGACGCTTTAAATGCATCTTTAATAGATATGGGTAACCGTTTCCGTTTATTGGTGAACGAAGTAAAAGCTGTTGAAGCTGAACATGATTTACCAAACTTACCGGTAGCCCGTGTATTGTGGAAACCACTACCTGATATGAAAACGGGTTGTGCAGCATGGATTTATGCTGGTGGTGCCCACCATACCGCTTATAGTCAGAATTTAACTACCGAGCATTTATTGGATTTTGCGAATATTGCCGGCTTAGAATATGTAAATATTGGTGCCGATACCAAAATCAATCAATTCAGAAATGAATTGCATTGGAATGAGGTTTTTTATAAATAGTTTCAATAAATTAATGCTCCATAAAAGCCGATAACCTTATGGTTATCGGCTTTTTTATGCGATTATCATCCTGAAACAAGTACCATTGACAGGTTCAAATAAAAAAAAACGTCATCTCGACCGAAGCAACGCGAAGTGGAGAGATCTATTAGGTAAAGTAAGTCGAAAATAGATTTTGCTTCGCTGAGCCTTCGGGTTCTCTGCTGCGTTGCATTTTGCTCAAAATGAAGGGTTGCGACAAAAAAAATCGTCATTGCGAGGAGGAACGACGAAGCAATCTTTTATACACAGCCATTTTTGCTAAAAAGATTGCTTCGTCGGCAGAAAAAGCCTTCTCGCAATGACGATAATTGAGTAGGTTTAGTTCAGGATCTTTTTAGGAGCGCCTAGCAGGATAGATCCTGAACAAGTTCAGGAGGACGGGTGATTAAAATATCACTTGCAGTTATTTTGCTGATAAAGTATTTCAAGCGCTTTAAGATTCCCGCCTGCGCGGGAATGACGACCACGTTAGAATTAGATGGATGATGTCAGTTCATACTAACCATCGCTTTAATCACCCCATTCTTTGGGTCTAACCAGCTTTCAAACTCATCTTTTACTTCCTCAAATTTAACCTGATGCGTAATATAGTTGGTAGGATTAACCAAACCGGCTTTCATTGATTTGATTACATGTTCAAAATCTTCAATGGTGGCGTTTCTACTGCTCATTAATGTCGATTCGCGCTTGTGAAACTCAGGGTGGTTAAAAATTAAATCTCCTTTTTGCAAGCCGATTAAAATGAATCTTGCGCCATGTGCCATGTAGTTTATGGCATTGTTAATGGCCTTCTGATTACCTGTAGCATCGATTACTACCGTCGGCATATCGCCATTGGTAATATCGCTCAATTGTTGCACAACATCAGGCGAAAGCGCATTAACCACATGTGCTACCTTTAATTTATCTTTACAGAAAGCCAGGCGGTCTTCGTTAATATCTAAGGCGATTACGTTGGCCCCGGCAATTCTGGCGAATTCCATTGTGCCCAAACCAATTGGCCCGGCACCAATAACCAGAACAAATTCTCCAGGCTGAACGTCTGCCCTACGCACACCATGTGCACCGATAGCTAAAGGTTCAACTAAGGCGAGTTCATCATAACTCAAGCCCTCGCCATGTAAAAGCGTTCTCGATGGAACCTGTAAATATTCGCGCATACCACCATCAACATGTACTCCACAAACCTGCATTTTAACACAGCAGTTTGGTTTGTTCATCCGGCAGGCAATGCAATCGCCACAATTAAAATAGGGAATAAAAGTAACAGCCTCTCCTATTTTGAAGCCGTTAGCTCCATCGGCTTCAACCAATTCGCCAGATAACTCGTGACCTAAAACTCTTGGGTAGTTAAAGAAAGGTTGGGTACCTTCAAAGGCATGTAAATCGGTTCCACAAATACCGATTCTTTTAATTTTTATAATGGCATGGTCTTTTTTAAGCTCAGGTTTTTCTGTTTCTGAATATTCAAAAGTTCCAGGTGTAGTACAGGTAAGGGTTTTCATTGTAATTTATTTGTTGTCAGTCTGAGGGATGATTTATTGGAGAATGTTTTTATCGTATTGTAAGCTGCGAGGAATCGTCATTGCGAGAAGGCTTTTTCAGCCGACGAAGCAATCTTACAACGATCGCTACTAGCGTGCGCATTAAGATTGCTTCGTTCCTCGCAATGACGACCCTTCTTAAGAGATCTGTAATTGATAGCCTGCGAAGACCATCAATAGTCCTTCGACAGGCTCAGGATGACATGATCTCGTAATTAATTAAGCATTGGCCAAAGCTCTGTCTAAATGAACATAACCGCCATCAACATGGATAATCTGTCCGGTGGTATGACTTGATCTGTTAGACATTAAAAAAGCTGTCATGTTTGCAATTTCTTCAGCAGTTGTCATTCTATTTTCCAATGGAATTTTGGAAGTGATCTCTTTTAGTTTTTCTTCTGCATTATCCAAAGTCTCTATCCAGGTTTCGTAAGCAGGTGTCCAGCATTCGGCAACCACTACGGCATTTACTCGGATGCCGTATTTTAACAACTCAACAGCCCACTCTCGGGTTAATGCATTTCTACCGCCATTTGCGGCAGCATAGGCTGAAGTATTTCCTTGTCCGGTTTCAGCCGTTTTTGAAGTGATGTTTACAATTGCTCCTTTGCTTTTAATCAATTCTGGCAAGGCATGGTGTGCCATCAGATAATAATGCACTACATTTTTATGTAATGAAGCCATAAAGTCTTTATAATTACCACTTTCTAAACCTACTCCATCGTTAACGCCCGCATTATTCACTAAACCATCAATCCTTCCAAATTTAGCAACGATTTCTTTAACTACTTTTTCGCAATCAGCCGGATCGGAAAGTTCTGCAACAAATTGTTCTGCTTGCTTGCCTTGTGCGATAATCTCATCAACTACTTTTTGATTATCTGCTGCTTTTCTTCCTACGATTACGGCAATTGCATTTTCTTTGGCAAATACTTCTGCAATGCTTCTACCAATGCCTTTTGCAGCACCGGTAATGATAATAACTTTTTCTTTTAATTGTAAATCCATGTTTCTTTTTAATTAGTGAATGAGAGATTGTAGAATGAGTGAATGCAAAATGCAATTCAATCATTCAAAATTCGATCACTCTATCATTACTTTTATATCTGCCTTTCTTGATTCAGGCCATACTTTTAAATCTATTAATTTTCCATTCTTCAATTGTCCTTCAACGGTGGTTTGATAAGGCGCATAGAGTTTGAAATGTACATCCCACTCTTTAGGCCATGCGGGGTAAAGATAAATCTTTTTCCCGTCTACCTGCATCAGCATTTCCTGTAAACCGATCATACCGGAGCCGCCCCAATTATGGTCTGGCGTCCAGTCGAAGCCAGGTCCCCAGAATGCCGGGAATCTCCTTCCTGAATCTTTTAACTTTGCGGTGGTTAGTTTTGCAGCATCTTCAGTTAAACCTAATCTTGCTGCAAAAATATTGTCCTGTTTCCAGCCTATATAACTGCGGAATTTCAATACATCTGTATCGTATTTAAAGGTGTTGATGGCGGTGTCTAAACCAGGTTTACCAATTCCATAAATACCCCATGGATAAACAGGATACAACTGCGGACTTTCGGTATTGTTAATGCGTTCCCAAAGTTTTGCCGGAGCAATTGTGGTATGACCGTCAAATGCCCTAAAACTGATGGGTGGAATGGTTTTTAGCATGGCTTCCCATTCCGATTTTTGCTTTTCGGATAAATTGGGATGCTCCAGAAGTCTTTCTAAAACGGTTTTTAGTGCAGCAATAGTTGAGCTGGGGTTATAGGCCATTTTATAGGTTTCGGCAGCAGACCCAGGATACAAAACCAAATGTCCATCGGCATCTAAAGCTTTCGCACCACGTTGTTTGGCTAAATAGGTATAGTGCGCTTTGAAAAAGCTAAGTGAACTTTCAATCAATGGAAGATATTTTTCGATGTTATTGCCATTATACCTTTCTGTTTCCAAAATCATCATACAGAACTCTAAAACAGTATCCCACTGGTATTCTAACCAGGCATTGTATTCCATGCCCTTGTTAAAATCGGCAGGACGTTTCCAGCCATATTCCGCTGGGTTTGGTAATCCGAAATTTTCCAATTGCTCTGTAAAACTGGCGCCATGATGTCCCCAGGCAGCCTGCGTTCTGATTTGAGCATTTTTTAACAAATCCAGATAGAAATCGAATTGAGGCTTCATCATTTCAAAATCGCCGCTTTTTAACATCGGCCAATAGACTAAACGTTGGTTTTGAGCGGTGTGCGTACCTCCTCCCCAATTCCTGAAATCGGGTGTATATTTCAGTGCCGTATCAGTAAGTTGTGGATCGAAGGTAAATAAACCGCCATTAAATTTCGTAGGGTATTTGCCAAAGGCATTGCAACCTAACATATACCTGAATAACTGATAATTTTTAGCCGATTGATTGGCCGATTCATCTTTCGAATTGATGTAAATGAAACTCTTTTCAAAGTAATCATTCCACCATTTTATACTGGATTTATGATTGTTATTTATTTTTAGTGAAGTTAACTGTTTTTCCCAATCAGAAACTGATTCAGTTTTAACGGTATGTAAAGCAATGGTAATGTGGCTTGAACGCGAAGCTTTTTTACTTTTCAGCGTCCAGGCTTTAAAAGGCGTATTTAAATAGACACCTTCATCATTCCCTACCGGAAACAGGTTATCGCCCTGCATGGAGCCACCGAAAATCAGGTTTTTTAGCGGATTGAACAATTCGGCCTTTCTATCATCAAGACCTTGCTGTTTCACTGTAATATCGAATACAGTTTCGGGTTTATTTTGATGGTAAAATTGAATGGCATTGTTTTTAAAAGCAATTTCATCTTTAAAGGTTTTTACAATGCCCTGAGGCGCCCATTTATACGAATTTTGGTTGTTCTCTTTGCCTTTTGTAATGCGGTCTTCAAAGCGCCAGCTTTCGTAACTGGCTTCTGTTGTGGTATTTTGGCTGGATTTAATGTCTAAATGGATAACAGGATTAAAAACATCTACCCAAACATTGATTTTTGTATTTAATTTACCATTTGAGCCCGAAATCTGTGCGTAACCGTCTTTTAAGATCAGTTCTTGTTTAAATGATTTTCCCTGGAAAGGGTTTGGGGATAATTTGAGTTTTACACGACCAAGTTTAAGTAAGGTATTGTTTTCGTCGAAGGTGCCGCTTTTGGATAGATAGAGGTAAACATTACCATTTTCTACCCAGAGGTTAAGGCCGATATCGCCACCGCCTACAGGCATGGATGCTGAGGAATTAAGGCTTTGGGTATTCCAAACCACGTTGTTTGAGGCTTTTTCTTGCGAAAAGGCGCTTGAGGTTAGTAACCACAAAGACACGGAGCACACCAAGAAAAGGTTGGTTCTTTGTGACCACCTAAGACACCTCAGAACACCTGAGGCATGGTTCAAAACATTTGACCATATAAGAATATTTAAGTTGCTAAATGAAATACTTAGTGTGCTTGGTGTCTTTGTGGTTAATGTTTTTTGGCCTATTGTATTTGACCACCTAAGACAGCTGAGCACACCTGAGGTAGGGTTCAAAAATTTTGACCATATAAGACATATAAGAACATTTAAGTTCCTAAATAAAATACTTTGTGTCTCCGTGGTAAAATTCATTTTATAATTATTAATTCTCCCAATCATCAGTACGGAATGAAGAAACGGGTAAGCCATCGTTCCCAAATAAATCGCCGGTTACAAAATCTTTGAAGGCGTAACGAATGGCTGCAGGTACTTTAACTTCGGGAGCAGAAACCGTTATGCTGCTTCCTTTTATGGTCGCCTTTGCTGGATAAAATTTCTTATCGGCACCTGCAATTTCGAATAAAGATAGTTCTTTACCAAAAGCAGTTAAGCCGTTTGAAACATTTTGAAACTTGATCACAGCAGTATTCTTTTCAACAGTAAATGATTCGTAATTCGGGCTTAATGCACCAAAACCTTTTATACCATAAGTTTGAGACAAGGCCAGGTAAGCCAAACGTGTTCCTCCCTGTTTTTTGTTTGCGGGATGGATGGATTTTTCCTCGCCGATATCCATTAAAACCGCCATCCCCGAATTTGGAATTTTAGTCAGGGATTTACGCTGCGCATCCCGTAAAAAGGCCGAGTTAAATTTCTCACCAACATGATAAGGCGGCAATTGGGCATAGTTGTAGGGCGCGATTTGCGCATAATAGAAAGGAAAATTACCATTATCCCAATTTTTTCTCCAGGAAGAAACCATCGCCGGGAATAAATCTTCGTAGCGGTCTGGACGTTCATAATTCGATTCGCCCTGATACCAGATGGCGCCTTTTATGCCATAACCGATTACAGGATAAAGCATGCCGTTGTATAAAGTTGTGGGCGTTCTGCTTACTTCTTTTATGCTGTCGGTTTTTGAGGGGATTTTAACCTCGGGGAATGCTTTTAAATCCTCGGGCGACATCCAGGCCTCAATTGTAGAACCACCATAACTATCGTTGATGATCCCGATAGGAACATTTAACATTTCGCTTAATAAGGAACCAAAATAATAAGCGGTTGCGCTAAAATTGGCAACGGTTTCCGGGGCAGCTAATTTCCATTGTGAAGCTTTGCTGTTTTCTTGTCGTTCGGTGATGGAAGAACGCGGAACCGTATAAAGCCTGATGTTTTTATTGGTAGATTTTAGAATGACCTCATTGGAACCAATTATCGGCTGACTTTTAAAACCTTTCATGGGCATTTCCATATTTGATTGGCCACCACAGAACCACACTTCACCAATTAGAATATCGGTCAGGACAAGTTTTTCACCATCATTTAATTCGATATTATACGGGCCACCGGCTGATGGAGTAGCAACTTTTATTTTCCATTTACCAGCCTGATCAGTAATAACGGTATAGTGCTGTTTGTTCCAGGAGGTAGTGATTTTTACCCTGGTAGCGGGTTTGGCCCAGCCCCATATGGCAACATTGCTTTGTTGTTGTAACACCATATGATCGGTAAAAATCGATGCAGGCTTTACTGTGGCTGATGTAATAAGGCCACATGCGAAGTTTAAGAATATGAAGATTTTTAGTTTCATTTTTTTAACATTAAATATTTGATCCAATCAATTGATAGAATCTTGTAAAAGAGTCGTCATCTCGACCGGAGCAACGCGAAGTGGAGAGATCTATTTAGTTAGATTTAGCTTCGCTGAGCCTTCGGGTTCTCGACTGCGTTGCACTCCGCTCGAAATGACGACCGCACATCATCTACTCACCGGCAGCCATACCGACATTTCGGAATGCCCTCTGTTTCCCCAGGCAAAGTATGGCACCAGTTTAATTTCTGTTGTTGTATTTTTATCTTCAATGGGCCTGTATAACACATTTTTCCAGTTGTTTGGCACTACCATTTTTGCATTTCCTACTAAACTCATCATCGCAGCCCCATCAATATTAATGGGTTTGGCCTCAAATTTCGTAGAAGTTGGAATAAAGGCGTTAAAAATACTTTTACCAGGTAAATCTGTCGATTCCAGGCAGTAGACAATTGGTCCGCGTTTTATAGCTACCTGGTTCCTGTTTTCTTCGACCAAAGGATTAGCTTCAATCAAAGTGGCATCCATAGGGAGATCTAATTCTATTACATCACCTTTTCTCCAAACGCGGCTGATTTCTGCGTAAGTTCCCGAAATGGCTTTAATATTTTCAGTTTTCCCATTGATTGTGATCTGTGCATCATGTGTCCACGAAGGGATTCTCAAAAATAAAGAATAAGCTTTATTCCCTATTTCCTTAATGCTGATTTTGATTTTCCCATCCCAGGGATAATTAGTTTCTTGCGACAAAGAAATTTTCTGACCATTGGTTAATGTAGTATTTAGGTTATTGCCGCCATATAAATTAAACCATAGCCCTTTATCTGAAGTACTGTAGGCATAATCGCTAACTTCTGCAATCGTTCTGACTACGTTTGGTGGGCAGCAATTGGACAATGCGATATAAGGCACCCTATCTTTCGACCAGCGTTGTTTAAAAGGTAAATCATCAGATTGCGCCAAAGGATTGGTGTATAAAAAGTTTTTTCCATCCAAACTAATTCCCGATAGAACGCTGTTGTGTAAAGCAAGTTCCATTACATCAGCATATTTTGCATCGCTTGTAATCTGCAACATGCGCCAGTTCCAGAGTACGTTACCAATGTTGGCGCAGGTTTCGTTATGTGCCGTAAAATTGGGCAATTGAAAATCGCGACCGAAAGCCTGGTGGATTTTCTGCACATCGGCCGGATTATAGGATGTGCCATCGGGCGAAGTTCCATCGTAAAGCGAGCCACAGCCACCCGTAATGTACATTTTGTGCTGATTGACATCATCCCACATTAAATTCAATGTTCTTAAAAGTGAATCTTTACCCGTTTCGGCATATAAATCGGCTACACCCGCATAAAGGTAGTTTGCACGTACGGCATGGCCCATGGCTTTGGTTTGTTGTAGAAAAGGAATGCGATCCTGGTTATCGTCCGTTCCGTCATTAATTTTACCTTTTATGGCAATTAAATGCTGTGCCAGTTCTAAATACCGGGGATCTTTCGTGGTGCGGTACATTTCTACTACGCCCATGTAATGCGATGGACAAATGGCGTTTCTTGCCAATGTCGGTGAAGCAGTTTTATAGAAATTATACAGATAATCTGTTGCTTTTTTTGCAATGTTGAGCAAAGTGGTTTTTCCGGTTGCACGGTAATGGATGCAGCCGGCCGTCATTAAATGGCCAATATTGTACGATTCGAAGCTTAACCGATCCTGAAATTGATTTTTAGCGCCAGTTTTGCGTTGCTCAATCATGGCTTTGGTGTAGATGTAACCATCGTCGCGTTGTGATTTACCGATTACCACAATGGCTTTATCCATCATTTCGTTCAGTTTTGGATTTTTGGTTGAAGCGTATAAAACAGCTACAGCCTCCAAAGTTTTATAATAATCGCCATCATGGAAAGAAGGACCAGCATGCGAACCTGTATCTAAACCTGCTGCAATTTTGAAATTTTCAAAAGCGTGACTGATCTTGGGATCGTTATAAACGGCCCACATATTCGGTACCATGGTTTCGGTTGCTACTTTAAACCGATCGGCCCAAAATCCTTTTGTCCAGGTTACATCCGTCATATTGATGCTGTGCAATTTCGCATAAGGTGAATTTGACGTATTAACCAAAGCTTTGTCCTGTGCGTTAACACAGAGCGAAACCGTTGAAAAAATAATAAATAACGTAATTCTGAAAATGCTCATATCTTATTTCTCCTCCATTTGTATCATTATCGGCCCAAGCAATCCTGCAGGATTTAAAGGTTTAGCTTCCAAGCGGAAAGGTGCAGTTGTTTTGGTAATTCTTTTATTCTCTGGCAATTTGCTGTCGCCAATTAAACGGTTAGCCCAGGTATTTGTCACTTCGATGGTAATTTGGTTCTCGCCTTTTTTAATGGCTTTACTGATTTCTAAACGGTGCGGAGCAGTCCACAAAGTGCCGCAGTTTATTCCATTGATTTTTACTTCGGCAATACTGGAGAATTCTCCTAAATCGAGCCAGATTTTACCTTTAAAATCTTCATTGAAGGTGAAATTTTTAATATATGTTGCGGTTCCGGAATAATATTTAACCAAACTATCGGTATTTTGTGTCCAATCGGTTAAATCGTTAAAGATTATTGGTTTTGATGGACCTGAATAAGCCGTATCAAATTTCGCTTGCCAGGATTTGGAAATATCTTGAATGGATTTGAATCTGCTTGAATTTGATCCAATATTTAATTGAGTTAAATCTGTTTTCTCTCTAAAAATCACGAAAATTGAACCATTTGCTGGCAATTTCAGATTAAAATAAGTTCTACCATCTTTAAACGACCAACTTTTTAAATCAATATTATTATTTGTTACAGCATCATAAATTCGAGGAATTCTGCCAATCAGTCGAAACGAAAAATTAAATTCCCTCTCCTTATCCTCTTGATTTGTAATGAAATAAATATCATTATCTATAGTTTTTCTGTGTGCAAATGCTACTTTTCTGGTTGGTGAAATGTGTGAGCTTAACAACGGCTGAAATTCGTTGATATCTAAATCCTTTTCCAAACCAAGACTTGTAAAATCATTACCTTCAAACGGAGCTTTGAAGATTTGTCCTAAACCAAGTTTTTTAACATAAATTGGCTTACCACCATTTTTGAATGACTCAAAATTCCCACCCCAAATTTCCGCTACAGCATTATTAAAATCAGCGTTACTAACTTGTTTAATTCCAGATTGATACAAAGGCTTATCTGCTATAATTACTTTAGCTCCAGCCTTAATCAATTCTAAAAGTTTTTTAATTGTTGGATAGCTGATGTATTGGTAATTTGAATTCAATTTTAATTTTCCGGTAAATACCAAAATTTTATAGGTTGCACCACTTTCGAAAACAACACTGCCATTTTTAACAGTTGCTGTACTCAATACATCTGGATTAAAACTATCGTAAGCATACCCACGTAATGGGTTTACCCAATTTTCTGGATCGGCCATATTTGCCGAATGGGTTACACCAGCTGGCATTTGTCTTAAAGTTTCACCAACATTTGCGAGGCGTTTCTTTTCAGCCGCCACTACATCTGCACCAAAAACCCCTGGCAAGGTTTCAACCAATCTATCTGGTAAAACAGAACGGCGTGGTAATTCTTCACCAGTGAAAACGGCGATATCGACAACTGGCTTGCCTTGTTGTAATAGGTTTTGCGTTCTTTCCGCATAATCTATCCATGCTTTACCAGCCTTCCACCAGGTTTGGTCGCGTTGAAAATAAAGGCCAACACCATCCAAGGTCATTCCAGGTTTCCGATCTGTCCAGGGATTGTGTGTAAAAACGTGATACACTAGTTTATTGATCCCTAAAGCATAATTACGATCCTGTAAAGCTTTCATATTGGCCGGACTTTCGTTCCAGTCCATTCTGACCGTTGTAAAAGCCTCGGCCTGGATAATGTTTTTTCCATAAACATGTGCGCCGGAAATGGCATCCAACATATCATTTGGTTTATCGTGTGTCGGACTGTTTAACCAGAACTCGCCCATGGGTACATCAACCGTTTTGTAGTGCATCAATCCGTCACTCATCATCGTTGGTGCTATGCTTTCTGCCGTAAAAGTTACGCCATGATCCTTTGCCAGTTTAGCCAGGGTTTTATAAAACTGATCTACAACCAATTCCGAAATTGTTTTTCTAACATCGTAAAGGAAATTTTCGGACACAGATACATTCTCTACAGGTAATCCCGTCATAATGGGTAAATAAGGCGTTAAATCATAACCTCTACGCTTTAAAAACTCCGCTTTAAATACCGGCGACCAATTCTGGCTGCCGCATTCCCAACTGTCTACATGGAAAATGCTTAATACTTTTTTGGCTATTTCTGGCCCGCCATGTTTTAAAGCTTCACCATACCAATTATCGAACTGTAATTTTACCGCTTCCGGATTGAACTTATCGCATTCTAAGCCCTTTCCACCGCCACCTGTTGCATTGGTATGCCCTGTAGAAGTATGACCAATCCGTAAAATTGTCCAGTTTCCTTTCGGCGCTTTCCAGTTTAAGGTTCCATCTGGATTTAATTTATCCGTTAAGTTAATGATCGTATTCAAGGGCACACACAGGTTTTTGGCAATTTCTGCTTCTGTACTTCTCTTACTTACGCGCCAAACTGAACCATTTTTACCTTCGAACTGATTGAGCTGTG from Flavobacterium sp. W4I14 includes these protein-coding regions:
- a CDS encoding L-arabinose isomerase (product_source=KO:K01804; cog=COG2160; ko=KO:K01804; pfam=PF02610,PF11762; superfamily=50443,53743), whose translation is MIDLKKLQVWFITGTQHLYGEETLKQVAEHAQQVADSLNKNGSISVSVVYKPIVKTTEEIFETLQQANIDENCIGVITWMHTFSPAKMWIRGLNVLQKPLLHLHTQFNRDIPWNTIDMDFMNLNQSAHGDREFGFMVSRMRKDRKVVVGHWQDEEVAKQIDTWCRAAAGWHDWQGAKFARFGDNMRYVAVTDGDKVEAEMKFGFAVNTYGIGDLVAVINGISEESIQALLKEYEATYEMTADLKVGGARHSSVYEAAKIELGLRKFLEDGGFKGFSDTFEDLHGMIQLPGIAAQRLMADGYGFAGEGDWKTAALVRACKVMGAGLAGGNAFMEDYTYHFDPANSMVLGSHMLEVDASLASGKASLEVHPLGIGGKADPARLVFNVAGGDALNASLIDMGNRFRLLVNEVKAVEAEHDLPNLPVARVLWKPLPDMKTGCAAWIYAGGAHHTAYSQNLTTEHLLDFANIAGLEYVNIGADTKINQFRNELHWNEVFYK
- a CDS encoding sialate O-acetylesterase (product_source=KO:K05970; cath_funfam=3.40.50.1110; cleavage_site_network=SignalP-noTM; ko=KO:K05970; pfam=PF03629; superfamily=52266,81296), encoding MKLKIFIFLNFACGLITSATVKPASIFTDHMVLQQQSNVAIWGWAKPATRVKITTSWNKQHYTVITDQAGKWKIKVATPSAGGPYNIELNDGEKLVLTDILIGEVWFCGGQSNMEMPMKGFKSQPIIGSNEVILKSTNKNIRLYTVPRSSITERQENSKASQWKLAAPETVANFSATAYYFGSLLSEMLNVPIGIINDSYGGSTIEAWMSPEDLKAFPEVKIPSKTDSIKEVSRTPTTLYNGMLYPVIGYGIKGAIWYQGESNYERPDRYEDLFPAMVSSWRKNWDNGNFPFYYAQIAPYNYAQLPPYHVGEKFNSAFLRDAQRKSLTKIPNSGMAVLMDIGEEKSIHPANKKQGGTRLAYLALSQTYGIKGFGALSPNYESFTVEKNTAVIKFQNVSNGLTAFGKELSLFEIAGADKKFYPAKATIKGSSITVSAPEVKVPAAIRYAFKDFVTGDLFGNDGLPVSSFRTDDWEN
- a CDS encoding L-fucose dehydrogenase (product_source=KO:K18333; cath_funfam=3.40.50.720; cog=COG1028; ko=KO:K18333; pfam=PF13561; superfamily=51735) — translated: MDLQLKEKVIIITGAAKGIGRSIAEVFAKENAIAVIVGRKAADNQKVVDEIIAQGKQAEQFVAELSDPADCEKVVKEIVAKFGRIDGLVNNAGVNDGVGLESGNYKDFMASLHKNVVHYYLMAHHALPELIKSKGAIVNITSKTAETGQGNTSAYAAANGGRNALTREWAVELLKYGIRVNAVVVAECWTPAYETWIETLDNAEEKLKEITSKIPLENRMTTAEEIANMTAFLMSNRSSHTTGQIIHVDGGYVHLDRALANA
- a CDS encoding 2-desacetyl-2-hydroxyethyl bacteriochlorophyllide A dehydrogenase (product_source=TIGR01202; cath_funfam=3.90.180.10; cog=COG1063; pfam=PF00107,PF08240; superfamily=50129,51735; tigrfam=TIGR01202), whose product is MKTLTCTTPGTFEYSETEKPELKKDHAIIKIKRIGICGTDLHAFEGTQPFFNYPRVLGHELSGELVEADGANGFKIGEAVTFIPYFNCGDCIACRMNKPNCCVKMQVCGVHVDGGMREYLQVPSRTLLHGEGLSYDELALVEPLAIGAHGVRRADVQPGEFVLVIGAGPIGLGTMEFARIAGANVIALDINEDRLAFCKDKLKVAHVVNALSPDVVQQLSDITNGDMPTVVIDATGNQKAINNAINYMAHGARFILIGLQKGDLIFNHPEFHKRESTLMSSRNATIEDFEHVIKSMKAGLVNPTNYITHQVKFEEVKDEFESWLDPKNGVIKAMVSMN
- a CDS encoding hypothetical protein (product_source=Hypo-rule applied; pfam=PF18961; superfamily=48208,50978); the protein is MNFTTETQSILFRNLNVLICLIWSKFLNPTSGVLSCLRWSNTIGQKTLTTKTPSTLSISFSNLNILIWSNVLNHASGVLRCLRWSQRTNLFLVCSVSLWLLTSSAFSQEKASNNVVWNTQSLNSSASMPVGGGDIGLNLWVENGNVYLYLSKSGTFDENNTLLKLGRVKLKLSPNPFQGKSFKQELILKDGYAQISGSNGKLNTKINVWVDVFNPVIHLDIKSSQNTTTEASYESWRFEDRITKGKENNQNSYKWAPQGIVKTFKDEIAFKNNAIQFYHQNKPETVFDITVKQQGLDDRKAELFNPLKNLIFGGSMQGDNLFPVGNDEGVYLNTPFKAWTLKSKKASRSSHITIALHTVKTESVSDWEKQLTSLKINNNHKSSIKWWNDYFEKSFIYINSKDESANQSAKNYQLFRYMLGCNAFGKYPTKFNGGLFTFDPQLTDTALKYTPDFRNWGGGTHTAQNQRLVYWPMLKSGDFEMMKPQFDFYLDLLKNAQIRTQAAWGHHGASFTEQLENFGLPNPAEYGWKRPADFNKGMEYNAWLEYQWDTVLEFCMMILETERYNGNNIEKYLPLIESSLSFFKAHYTYLAKQRGAKALDADGHLVLYPGSAAETYKMAYNPSSTIAALKTVLERLLEHPNLSEKQKSEWEAMLKTIPPISFRAFDGHTTIAPAKLWERINNTESPQLYPVYPWGIYGIGKPGLDTAINTFKYDTDVLKFRSYIGWKQDNIFAARLGLTEDAAKLTTAKLKDSGRRFPAFWGPGFDWTPDHNWGGSGMIGLQEMLMQVDGKKIYLYPAWPKEWDVHFKLYAPYQTTVEGQLKNGKLIDLKVWPESRKADIKVMIE